In Tepidimonas taiwanensis, the following are encoded in one genomic region:
- a CDS encoding ABC transporter permease produces the protein MEPLRASLEVALHLLVSGDPALWAVVGRSLAVSGLACALGCAIGLPLGAWLGVARFAGRGAVITLVNTLLAVPSVVVGLLVYLLLSRSGPLGFLGWLYSFPAMVFAQTALVLPVAVALTRQVVEDVERQHGEQLRALGAGTGWRGALLAWDERYALLMVVITAFGRAVSEVGAVMIVGGNIEGYTRVMTTAIALETSKGDLPLALALGAVLMAVVLALHTAVAALRRWRARVDAGALAGAPA, from the coding sequence ATGGAGCCGTTGCGCGCGAGTCTGGAGGTGGCGCTGCACCTGCTGGTGTCGGGTGACCCCGCGCTGTGGGCCGTCGTCGGCCGCTCGCTCGCGGTGAGCGGTCTGGCGTGCGCGCTGGGTTGCGCGATCGGCCTGCCGCTGGGTGCCTGGCTCGGGGTGGCCCGGTTTGCCGGCCGCGGGGCGGTGATTACGCTGGTCAACACGCTGCTGGCGGTGCCGTCGGTGGTGGTGGGGCTGCTGGTGTACCTGCTGCTGTCGCGTTCGGGGCCGTTGGGGTTTCTCGGCTGGCTGTACAGTTTTCCGGCGATGGTGTTTGCGCAGACCGCGCTGGTGCTGCCGGTGGCGGTGGCGTTGACGCGGCAGGTGGTGGAGGATGTCGAGCGCCAACACGGCGAGCAGTTGCGCGCGCTCGGTGCCGGCACCGGCTGGCGCGGCGCGTTGCTGGCGTGGGACGAGCGCTACGCGCTGCTGATGGTGGTCATCACGGCGTTCGGCCGCGCGGTGTCCGAGGTCGGGGCGGTCATGATCGTCGGCGGCAATATCGAGGGTTACACGCGGGTGATGACGACGGCCATCGCGCTCGAGACCAGCAAGGGCGACCTGCCGCTGGCGCTGGCGCTGGGTGCGGTGTTGATGGCAGTGGTGCTGGCGCTGCACACGGCGGTGGCGGCCCTGCGGCGCTGGCGTGCGCGCGTCGATGCCGGGGCGTTAGCGGGGGCGCCGGCGTGA
- a CDS encoding ATP-binding cassette domain-containing protein: MTVVFALRGVQARLGTRRPVAALRDIDLCVRAGERVALVGANGSGKSTLLRVLMGLVPVQGHLERADVRAAMVFQRPYLMRLSARHNVAVALWVQGRRWSQACAAAREALARVGLVALADRPARALSGGQQQRLALARAWAQRPDVWLLDEPTASLDPQARQEVEALIAAFAAETGATVVFSSHHLGQVRRLATRVVYLDGGRIAADLPVEAFFDLGRLAQASPSAHAFVREELPWVG, encoded by the coding sequence GTGACGGTGGTGTTCGCGCTGCGGGGGGTACAGGCCCGGCTCGGGACGCGCCGGCCGGTGGCGGCGCTGCGGGACATCGACCTGTGCGTGCGCGCCGGGGAGCGGGTGGCGCTGGTGGGGGCCAACGGCAGCGGCAAGAGCACGCTGCTGCGCGTCCTGATGGGGCTCGTGCCCGTGCAGGGCCATCTCGAGCGGGCGGACGTGCGCGCGGCGATGGTGTTTCAGCGGCCGTATCTGATGCGGCTGAGCGCCCGGCACAACGTGGCCGTGGCGCTGTGGGTGCAGGGCAGGCGCTGGTCGCAGGCCTGTGCGGCGGCGCGCGAGGCGCTCGCGCGCGTCGGGCTCGTGGCGCTGGCGGATCGCCCTGCGCGCGCGCTCTCCGGTGGACAACAGCAGCGCCTGGCGCTCGCGCGCGCGTGGGCGCAGCGGCCGGACGTGTGGTTGCTGGATGAGCCGACCGCGAGCCTCGACCCCCAGGCACGGCAGGAGGTGGAGGCGCTGATCGCGGCGTTTGCCGCCGAGACCGGCGCGACGGTGGTCTTCAGCAGCCACCATCTGGGGCAGGTGCGGCGCCTGGCCACCCGGGTCGTGTACCTGGACGGCGGGCGCATCGCCGCCGACCTGCCGGTGGAGGCGTTTTTCGACTTGGGGCGGCTGGCGCAGGCGTCGCCGTCCGCGCACGCGTTCGTACGGGAGGAACTGCCGTGGGTGGGGTAG
- a CDS encoding substrate-binding domain-containing protein produces the protein MAAVAAVAQAQSIVVASTTSTEQSGLFRYLLPRFEAATGIAVKVVAVGTGQALDLARRGDADVLLVHDRAAEERFVADGWGVQRRDVMFNDFVLVGPQGDPARVRGGDIVEALRRIAEQRAPFVSRGDRSGTHAAELRYWALAGVEPTSNGAYRACGCGMGPALNIAAGTGAYVLTDRGTWLAFRNRADLVVLVEGDRRLRNEYGVILVNPARHPHVRAVEGQRFIDWLTGPAGQAAIADYRINGEPVFFPAARR, from the coding sequence ATGGCCGCCGTCGCGGCGGTGGCGCAGGCGCAGTCCATCGTGGTGGCGTCGACGACGTCCACCGAGCAGTCCGGCCTGTTTCGGTACCTGCTGCCGCGCTTCGAGGCCGCCACGGGCATCGCCGTCAAGGTGGTGGCCGTTGGCACGGGGCAGGCGCTGGACCTGGCGCGCCGGGGCGATGCCGACGTGCTGCTGGTGCACGACCGCGCGGCCGAGGAGCGGTTCGTCGCCGACGGGTGGGGCGTGCAGCGCCGCGACGTGATGTTCAATGATTTCGTGCTGGTGGGCCCGCAGGGCGATCCGGCCCGTGTGCGCGGCGGCGACATCGTCGAGGCACTGCGGCGCATCGCGGAACAGCGCGCGCCGTTCGTCTCGCGCGGGGACCGCAGCGGCACGCACGCGGCCGAGCTGCGCTACTGGGCGCTGGCGGGCGTGGAACCGACGTCCAACGGGGCGTATCGGGCGTGCGGCTGCGGCATGGGGCCGGCGCTCAACATCGCTGCGGGTACGGGTGCCTACGTGCTGACCGACCGCGGGACGTGGCTCGCGTTTCGCAACCGCGCCGATCTGGTGGTGCTGGTGGAAGGCGACCGGCGGCTGCGCAACGAATACGGTGTGATCCTGGTCAACCCCGCGCGCCATCCGCATGTGCGGGCGGTGGAGGGGCAGCGCTTCATCGATTGGCTGACCGGCCCGGCGGGGCAGGCGGCGATTGCGGACTACCGCATCAATGGCGAGCCGGTGTTTTTCCCAGCGGCGCGCCGCTGA
- a CDS encoding helix-turn-helix domain-containing protein, with amino-acid sequence MTPSTRSATGGPFVPSAPAPGRLACIDAARRRLLDDPAAPLDAIEPWITASWRRCLARGQHPRDRVLFDCVSPAAQRAALERSHAMRAAARPVIDHTLGRAMADTGYFALLTDAHGVVIDVHGPADAANPHVHAIARVGVDLSEATVGTTAIGAALIERQPVWLHRGEHFFDDTAVYSCAGAPLFDADGQCVGMLDLTGVLAPERRALKHLVAVTARRIEHALVLQRPHAISVHLTWPGHLPGDDDEGLLTLDGEGRIVGVNRTAAEMLDLRRDARGWPCVEDVFAVPASDWFDAARRGRGPWEVPTWSGLRVVALVRSSQDEARHGSALPLRQREAALIRHAVAEAGGNVAEAARRLGISRATVYRKLASR; translated from the coding sequence GTGACCCCATCCACCCGGTCCGCCACCGGCGGCCCCTTTGTCCCATCCGCGCCCGCACCCGGTCGGCTGGCCTGTATCGACGCGGCGCGCCGGCGCCTGCTGGACGACCCCGCCGCGCCGCTGGACGCGATCGAGCCGTGGATCACCGCGTCGTGGCGGCGCTGCCTGGCCCGCGGCCAGCATCCGCGCGACCGGGTGCTGTTCGACTGCGTCAGTCCCGCCGCGCAGCGTGCGGCGCTCGAACGCAGCCACGCAATGCGCGCCGCGGCGCGGCCGGTGATCGACCACACGCTGGGCCGCGCGATGGCCGACACGGGTTATTTCGCGCTGCTGACCGACGCGCATGGGGTGGTCATCGACGTGCACGGCCCGGCCGATGCCGCCAACCCACACGTGCACGCCATCGCGCGCGTCGGGGTGGACCTGTCGGAGGCCACGGTGGGCACGACCGCGATCGGGGCGGCGCTCATCGAGCGCCAGCCCGTCTGGCTGCACCGCGGCGAGCATTTTTTCGACGACACCGCGGTGTACAGCTGCGCGGGCGCGCCACTCTTCGACGCCGACGGGCAGTGTGTGGGCATGCTGGACCTCACGGGCGTGCTGGCCCCGGAGCGGCGCGCGCTCAAGCACCTGGTGGCCGTCACCGCACGGCGCATCGAGCACGCGCTCGTGCTGCAGCGCCCGCACGCGATCAGCGTACACCTCACGTGGCCTGGGCACCTGCCGGGGGACGACGACGAGGGGTTGCTGACGCTCGACGGCGAGGGGCGCATCGTCGGGGTCAACCGCACCGCGGCCGAGATGCTGGACCTGCGCCGCGACGCGCGCGGCTGGCCCTGCGTGGAGGACGTCTTTGCCGTTCCCGCGTCGGACTGGTTCGACGCCGCGCGCCGCGGACGGGGGCCGTGGGAGGTGCCGACCTGGTCGGGCCTGCGGGTCGTCGCGCTGGTGCGCTCGTCGCAGGACGAGGCACGGCACGGCTCCGCCCTGCCACTGCGCCAGCGAGAGGCCGCCCTGATCCGCCACGCCGTGGCCGAAGCCGGCGGCAACGTGGCCGAGGCCGCGCGGCGGCTCGGCATCAGCCGCGCAACCGTCTACCGCAAGCTGGCCTCACGCTGA
- a CDS encoding 4Fe-4S dicluster domain-containing protein, with product MQKVLHIDPGKCTGCLSCEMACSFENYGVYATSKSRIKVFDFHHTGRKVPYTCTQCDEAWCLHACPVEAITVDKATGAKVVNETTCVGCKVCTIACPFGTINYVHDTGKVQKCDLCGGEPACADACPTGAITFIDADWTGLARMQQWANKLGNQAAAA from the coding sequence ATGCAAAAGGTGTTGCACATCGACCCCGGCAAGTGCACCGGGTGCCTGTCGTGCGAGATGGCGTGTTCGTTCGAGAACTACGGCGTCTACGCCACCTCGAAGTCGCGCATCAAGGTGTTCGACTTCCACCACACCGGCCGCAAGGTGCCCTACACCTGCACGCAGTGTGACGAGGCGTGGTGTCTGCACGCCTGTCCGGTCGAGGCCATCACGGTGGACAAGGCCACCGGTGCCAAGGTGGTCAACGAAACGACCTGCGTGGGCTGCAAGGTGTGCACGATCGCCTGCCCGTTTGGCACCATCAACTACGTGCACGACACCGGCAAGGTGCAGAAGTGCGACCTCTGCGGCGGTGAGCCCGCGTGCGCCGACGCGTGCCCGACCGGCGCCATCACGTTCATCGACGCCGACTGGACGGGGCTGGCCCGGATGCAGCAGTGGGCCAACAAGCTCGGCAACCAGGCGGCGGCCGCCTGA
- a CDS encoding aldehyde ferredoxin oxidoreductase family protein produces the protein MSWAGKILRVNLTAGTCTPEPLNMTWARQYLGSRGLGSKYLVEEVDPKVDPLSPDNKIIWATGPLTGTMASTGGRYTVITKGPLTGAIACSNSGGYWGAELKMAGWDMIIFEGKSPKPVYLYIHDDEVELRDASHLWGKSVWDTEEILKTSLQDPLLRISSIGRAGENQVLFACVVNDLHRAAGRSGVGAVAGSKNLKAIAVRGTKGVGNVRDPKAFMQVTKEKKKILADNAVTGQGLPKYGTQVLMNVINEIGALPTRNHRDVQFEGAKDISAEAMLTPRPTDGKTHLVTNQACFGCTIACGRISKIDETHFSVQNKPQYWGASGGLEYEAAWALGAANGVNDLEALQYANLICNEHGMDPISFGATVGAVMELYELGVLTKEQIGIEAPFGSARALCELADMTANGIGFGKEIGLGSKRLCEKYGHPELSMSVKGQEFPAYDSRGIQGMGLAYATSNRGACHLRGYTVASEVLGIPVKTDPHTAEGKPELVKAFQDATAAFDSAGICIFTSFAWGLADVAPQVAAACGEEFTTEELERIGERIWNMERAFNNAAGFTAKDDSLPPRLLTEPAKTGPAKGLVNKLPEMLPKYYQVRGWDAEGRPTPETLARLGL, from the coding sequence ATGTCCTGGGCTGGAAAAATCCTGCGTGTGAACCTGACGGCCGGCACCTGCACGCCCGAGCCGCTCAACATGACCTGGGCGCGCCAGTATCTCGGCTCGCGCGGGCTGGGCAGCAAGTACCTGGTCGAGGAAGTCGACCCCAAGGTCGATCCGCTCTCGCCCGACAACAAGATCATCTGGGCCACGGGGCCGCTGACCGGCACGATGGCCTCCACCGGCGGGCGCTACACCGTCATCACCAAGGGGCCGCTCACCGGCGCGATCGCCTGCTCCAACTCCGGCGGCTACTGGGGGGCGGAGCTGAAGATGGCGGGCTGGGACATGATCATCTTCGAGGGCAAGAGTCCCAAGCCCGTGTACCTCTACATCCACGACGACGAGGTCGAGCTGCGCGACGCCTCGCACCTGTGGGGCAAGTCGGTGTGGGACACCGAGGAGATCCTCAAGACCTCGCTGCAGGACCCGCTGCTGCGCATCTCCAGCATCGGGCGCGCGGGGGAAAACCAGGTGCTCTTCGCCTGCGTGGTCAATGACCTGCACCGCGCGGCGGGCCGCTCCGGCGTCGGCGCGGTGGCCGGCAGCAAAAACCTCAAGGCCATCGCGGTGCGCGGCACCAAAGGCGTGGGCAACGTGCGCGACCCCAAGGCCTTCATGCAGGTCACCAAGGAAAAGAAAAAGATCCTGGCCGACAACGCGGTCACCGGGCAGGGGCTGCCCAAGTATGGCACCCAGGTGCTGATGAACGTCATCAACGAAATCGGCGCGCTGCCCACGCGCAACCACCGCGACGTGCAGTTCGAGGGGGCCAAGGACATCTCGGCCGAGGCCATGCTCACCCCGCGGCCGACCGATGGCAAGACGCACCTCGTGACCAATCAGGCGTGCTTCGGTTGCACCATCGCCTGTGGGCGCATCAGCAAGATCGACGAGACGCACTTCAGCGTGCAGAACAAACCGCAGTACTGGGGGGCCTCGGGCGGCCTCGAGTACGAGGCGGCGTGGGCGCTGGGCGCGGCCAACGGCGTGAACGACCTCGAGGCGCTGCAGTACGCCAACCTGATCTGCAACGAGCACGGCATGGACCCGATTAGCTTCGGTGCGACGGTCGGGGCCGTGATGGAGCTCTACGAACTCGGCGTGCTGACCAAGGAGCAGATCGGCATCGAGGCGCCGTTCGGTTCGGCGCGCGCGCTGTGCGAGCTGGCCGACATGACCGCCAACGGCATCGGCTTCGGCAAGGAAATCGGGCTCGGCTCCAAGCGCCTGTGCGAGAAGTACGGCCACCCCGAGCTGTCGATGAGCGTCAAGGGGCAGGAATTCCCCGCTTACGACAGCCGTGGCATCCAGGGCATGGGGCTGGCCTACGCCACCAGCAACCGCGGTGCGTGCCACCTGCGCGGCTACACGGTCGCCTCCGAAGTCCTGGGCATCCCGGTCAAGACCGACCCGCACACCGCCGAGGGCAAGCCCGAGCTGGTCAAGGCGTTCCAGGACGCCACCGCCGCTTTCGACTCGGCGGGGATCTGCATCTTCACGAGCTTTGCCTGGGGGCTGGCGGACGTCGCGCCGCAGGTGGCCGCAGCGTGTGGCGAAGAGTTCACCACCGAGGAGCTGGAGCGCATCGGCGAGCGCATCTGGAACATGGAGCGCGCCTTCAACAACGCCGCGGGCTTCACGGCCAAGGACGACAGCCTGCCGCCGCGCCTGCTGACGGAGCCGGCCAAGACCGGGCCCGCCAAGGGGCTGGTCAACAAGCTGCCGGAGATGCTGCCGAAGTACTACCAGGTGCGTGGCTGGGACGCCGAGGGGCGCCCGACGCCCGAGACGCTGGCACGCCTGGGCCTGTGA